Proteins from a genomic interval of Gossypium hirsutum isolate 1008001.06 chromosome A09, Gossypium_hirsutum_v2.1, whole genome shotgun sequence:
- the LOC107889409 gene encoding probable prolyl 4-hydroxylase 7, translating into MDHWYFIGFLLLILLHLCLVSVEINGSVLEMKRGTSSVPFDPTRVTQLSWHPRAFLYKGFLSSEECDHLITLAKDKLEKSMVADNESGDSIESEVRTSSGMFLQKARDEVVADIEARIAAWTFLPAENVESMQIIHYENGQKYEPHFDYFHDKANQELGGHRIATVLMYLSDVESGGETVFPNAEGKLSQPKDDSWSDCAKKWICRAP; encoded by the exons ATGGATCATTGGTATTTTATAGGATTTTTGCTTCTTATTTTGCTTCATCTCTGTTTGGTTTCAGTTGAGATCAATGGATCGGTGCTTGAAATGAAGAGAGGAACTTCTTCGGTTCCATTTGATCCCACTCGTGTTACTCAACTCTCATGGCACCCTAG ggCTTTCCTTTACAAAGGATTTTTATCAAGTGAGGAATGCGATCACCTTATTACTCTG GCTAAGGATAAATTAGAGAAGTCAATGGTGGCGGATAATGAATCGGGTGATAGCATTGAGAGTGAAGTTCGAACCAGCTCTGGCATGTTTCTTCAGAAAGCTCGG GATGAAGTAGTTGCTGATATCGAAGCTAGGATTGCTGCATGGACCTTCCTTCCAGCAG AGAATGTGGAGTCCATGCAAATAATACATTACGAGAATGGTCAAAAGTATGAGCCACATTTCGATTATTTTCATGATAAGGCTAATCAAGAGCTGGGCGGTCACCGTATAGCCACTGTACTGATGTATTTGTCTGATGTTGAGAGTGGTGGGGAAACTGTGTTTCCAAATGCAGAG GGAAAACTTTCTCAGCCAAAGGATGATAGCTGGTCAGATTGTGCAAAAAAATGGATATGCAG GGCACCCTGA
- the LOC107889407 gene encoding tRNA-uridine aminocarboxypropyltransferase 2 isoform X2, which translates to MEEPEHPTPFKSPPSSPPQRRQLCSHCDRPLPACLCYALPATPLPTKTKILIIRHPHESRHKLNTTPLISKTLLNATTISSRRLLPHHLPNQSPPAIYLFPPSPNASAVTLSQLKSSNLLNYETTPLLLIVFDATWKHAKEMVSASEGVLKGLALRVCLDGVDENVTGGSIYDNELVLRKEPFGGCVSTLEAVARCLGVIEPNGDEVQGVLIGVLREMVRLQAGFLKPLKPRPKMLKKSKHKEEDNYQLG; encoded by the exons ATGGAAGAACCTGAACACCCCACCCCCTTCAAATCTCCACCATCGTCACCGCCGCAACGCCGCCAACTATGCTCTCATTGTGACCGGCCACTTCCAGCCTGCCTCTGCTACGCCCTCCCCGCCACCCCACTCCCAACCAAAACCAAAATCCTCATCATCCGCCACCCTCACGAGTCCCGGCACAAGCTCAACACAACCCCACTTATCTCCAAAACCCTCCTCAATGCCACCACCATCTCTTCCCGCCGCCTCCTCCCTCACCACCTCCCTAACCAATCCCCACCCGCCATCTACCTCTTCCCTCCTTCCCCTAACGCATCCGCCGTCACTCTATCCCAACTCAAATCCTCTAACCTCCTCAATTACGAAACTACTCCTCTCCTCTTAATTGTTTTCGATGCCACGTGGAAACATGCCAAGGAGATGGTGAGTGCCAGTGAAGGGGTTTTGAAGGGTCTCGCTTTAAGGGTTTGTTTGGACGGAGTGGATGAGAATGTGACGGGTGGGAGTATCTATGATAATGAATTGGTTTTAAGGAAAGAGCCCTTTGGTGGATGTGTTAGTACTCTGGAAGCTGTTGCTAGGTGCTTGGGAGTCATTGAGCCTAATGGAGATGAGGTTCAAGGAGTTTTGATTGGGGTCTTGAGGGAGATGGTGAGATTGCAAGCTGGGTTTTTGAAGCCTCTGAAACCTAGGCCCAAGATGCTGAAGAAGAGCAAGCATAAAGAAGAGGACAATTATCAGCTTG GCTAA
- the LOC107889407 gene encoding tRNA-uridine aminocarboxypropyltransferase 2 isoform X1 translates to MEEPEHPTPFKSPPSSPPQRRQLCSHCDRPLPACLCYALPATPLPTKTKILIIRHPHESRHKLNTTPLISKTLLNATTISSRRLLPHHLPNQSPPAIYLFPPSPNASAVTLSQLKSSNLLNYETTPLLLIVFDATWKHAKEMVSASEGVLKGLALRVCLDGVDENVTGGSIYDNELVLRKEPFGGCVSTLEAVARCLGVIEPNGDEVQGVLIGVLREMVRLQAGFLKPLKPRPKMLKKSKHKEEDNYQLVHKFLY, encoded by the exons ATGGAAGAACCTGAACACCCCACCCCCTTCAAATCTCCACCATCGTCACCGCCGCAACGCCGCCAACTATGCTCTCATTGTGACCGGCCACTTCCAGCCTGCCTCTGCTACGCCCTCCCCGCCACCCCACTCCCAACCAAAACCAAAATCCTCATCATCCGCCACCCTCACGAGTCCCGGCACAAGCTCAACACAACCCCACTTATCTCCAAAACCCTCCTCAATGCCACCACCATCTCTTCCCGCCGCCTCCTCCCTCACCACCTCCCTAACCAATCCCCACCCGCCATCTACCTCTTCCCTCCTTCCCCTAACGCATCCGCCGTCACTCTATCCCAACTCAAATCCTCTAACCTCCTCAATTACGAAACTACTCCTCTCCTCTTAATTGTTTTCGATGCCACGTGGAAACATGCCAAGGAGATGGTGAGTGCCAGTGAAGGGGTTTTGAAGGGTCTCGCTTTAAGGGTTTGTTTGGACGGAGTGGATGAGAATGTGACGGGTGGGAGTATCTATGATAATGAATTGGTTTTAAGGAAAGAGCCCTTTGGTGGATGTGTTAGTACTCTGGAAGCTGTTGCTAGGTGCTTGGGAGTCATTGAGCCTAATGGAGATGAGGTTCAAGGAGTTTTGATTGGGGTCTTGAGGGAGATGGTGAGATTGCAAGCTGGGTTTTTGAAGCCTCTGAAACCTAGGCCCAAGATGCTGAAGAAGAGCAAGCATAAAGAAGAGGACAATTATCAGCTTG TGCATAAGTTCTTGTACTAG